GATCAGGATGGTCGGCACGTGGGCCGCCGAGCCCCAGCCGTTGGAGAAGCGCTCGCCGAGGCCGCCGTCGCTGAGGCCGAGCTTGGGGTTGCGGTCGTCGATGGCGAAGACCAGCTCGCCGGGGATGTGGCCCTGCTTTTCGAGGGCCTTGTAGATCGCCGGTTTGAAGGTGGCGTTCAGCCAGCCGGAGATGGCCGGCGAGCGGCTGAAGGCGCCGTCCTCGCCGTTGAAGCCGAAGGTGACGTCGTACTGGTAGTCGATGCCGTCGGTGACGTGGACATCGACGTAGAGGTCGGGGCGGTATTTGTTGGCCAGGGCCCGGACGGCGCGCATCTCCGGCTGGTCGAGCTTCATGTAGTCGCGGTTGAGGTTCTGGTTGGTGGCGGTGTTGCGCCAGCCCTGGATGCGGGGACCGCGCTGGTTGGGGCGGCTGTAGGCGCCGGCCCGCTCGTGGCCATCGACCGAGAGGATGGGGATGAGGATCAGGTTGACCTTATCGACCAGGCTGTCCTTGCCATAGAAGGCGATGTCGCGCAGCAGCATCATGCCGGCGTCCTTGCCGTCGATCTCGCCCGGATGGATGCCGGCCTGGACCAGAAGGACGGGCTTCCTCGGATCGAAGGTCGGGCCGTCCTTGCTGACCATCACCGCATAGATCGGCCGGCCCTCCGGCGAGACGCCGAACTGTTCGATGCGGACCAGGTCGCTGGCGGCGTCGAGCTTGTCGAACCAGGCGCGGGTGTCGGCGTAGTCGGGGCTGAAATCGTGCTCGGGGTCCTGTTCGAAGGCGCTGGCCCAGGGGTCGCTGGCGGGGCGGAGCAGGGCTTTGGACTTGCCGTTCCATTCGGGCGCGGGGGGCAGGAAGGGCTGGTCCCAGGGCTTGGCGTTGGGGATGGACGACGGGGACTGGGACATGGCGGGACTCGACAACAGGAACAGGGCCGCGAGGGCGAGGGAGAGCTTGCGCATGGGTGGGGTGTAGGCCGTTTCGGCGAGAGTGTCAGGCGCCGCCAAGCAGGCTCCAGGCCGGGCCGTGCAACAGGCGGACGGCGTCGGTGGCCACGCCCCACAGCTGATAGGCGACCAGCAGGATCATCAGGGTCAGGACGGCACGCCGCTGGGGCAGGAGGGCGGCGGCCAGGGTGGCCAGCATGAAGAAGGCCGTGCGCGCGGCCCCGAACGGCGGCAGGATCTGCGCCAGTTCGCCCGACCGGCTGGCCATCAGCACGATGACGCCAACCATCAGCAGGTTGGCGCCCATCACCCCCAGCAGGACCCAGCGCCGGTGCTCCCAGAAGTGGCTGTCGAGGTTGGCCCGGGCCCCGAGCTGGCGGGGGAAGACCATGCTGGCCGCCATGTAGAAGACCGCCGCGACCACCAGGCCGAGGACGAGCAGGGCGTAGCTGAAGGGGGCGTTGCGGAAGACCAGCCAGGCCTGGACCCAGAAGCTGGCGATATCGATGGCGACGAACAGGCCGAGCAGAGGGGTGAGAAGGCCGAAGGCGACCCTGCGTCGCTCGTGGATCAGTCGCGCGAAGCCGCCGATCAGCTCGGCGACCGAGAAGCCGAGCAGCAGGCCGTAGAAGCTGAAGAAGAACTCGAATGCGCTCATGTCCGCCCCCCGGCGATCTGTCAGATGTGGATCGGCGGCTCGGAGCTCTTGATCCGCAGGTGATTGCCGACGCGACTGTTGCGCCCGGTCAGGAGCTGGTCGATCAGGCCGAGCGGCCGCCAGGCCCAGTAGAGGGCTTCGCCCGGCAGGTTGTCCGGGTAGATGACATACTGCTGCCTGTCGCGGATCCAGGTGCGGGTCTGGGTCTCGCGGAACCCGATGTAGCCGCCGACGTAGGTCAGGGCGGCGACGAGGATCAGGATCAGAGTGCGGCGGGGCAGACGCATCACCAGATCGGCTTTCCGTCGCCGGGCAGGCCGAGCCGGCTCCACATGTCGCTGACCTTGTCGACCACGGCCTGGTCCATCTCGATCTTCACGCCCCATTCGCGATGGGTCTCAGGCGGCAGCTTGTCGGTGGCGTCGAGGCCGATCTTGCTGCCGAGGCCGCTCTCGGGGCTGGCGAAGTCGAGGTAGTCGATGGGGGTGTTCTCGATGACGGTGATGTCGCGGGCCGGGTCCATGCGGGTACTGAGCGCCCACATGACGTCCTTCCAGTCGCGGGCGTTGATGTCGTCGTCCACGATGATCACCCACTTGGTGTACATGAACTGGCGCAGATAGCTCCAGACGCCGAGCATGATGCGCTTGGCGTGGCCGGGGTAGGCCTTCTTCATGCTGACCACGGCGATGCGGTAGCTGCAGCCCTCCGGCGGCAGCCAGAAGTCGACGATCTCCGGGAACTGCTGGCGGATCAGCGGGATGAACACCTCGTTGAGCGCCTCGCCGAGGATGGAGGGCTCGTCCGGCGGCCGGCCGGTGAAGGTGGTGTGGTAGATGGCGTCCTTGCGGTGGGTGATGCAGCTGACCTGGAAGACCGGGAACTTCTCGACCGAATTGTAGTAGCCGGTGTGGTCGCCGTAGGGGCCCTCGTCCTCGAACTCGTCGAGCAGGACATGGCCCTCGATGACGATCTCGGCCTGGGCCGGGACCATCAGCGGCACGGTCTTGGCCGGCACGAGATCGAGCTTTGAGCCGCGTAGGATGCCGGCGAACTGGTATTCGCTGAGGGTGTCGGGCACCGGGGTCACCGCCGCCAGGATGGTGCCCGGGTCGGCCCCGATGACGGCGCAGGCGGGCAGGGGCTCACGCTTGCCGGCCTTCTTGTGGCGGCCGTAGTGCTGGGCTCCGCCGCGGTGGGCCAGCCAGCGCATGATGGCGCGGTCCTTGCCGAGCAGCTGCATGCGGTAGATGCCGAGGTTGTAGTCGTCTTCCTTGCTGTCCGACGGACCCTTGGTGACGACCAGCGGCCAGGTGATCAGCGGCGCCGGCTCGCCAGGCCAGCAGCCCTGGACCGGCAGCTTGTTCAGGTCGATCTGGTCGCCCTTCAGCACCACCTGCTGCACGGGCGCGGTCTTCACCGTGCGCGGCCGCATCGACAGGACCGTGCCGGCCAGCGGCAACAGGTCGAAGGCGTCCTTCAACCCCCGAGGGGGATCCGGCTGGCGCAGGAAGGCCAGGAGTTCGCCGACCTCGCGCAGTTCCGCGCCGGTGGTGCGCGGCTTGCCGCCGAGGGTCACGCCCATGGCCACCCGCTTCACGGTGCCGAACAGGTTGGCGAGGCAGGGCATGTCGGATTTTGTGCCGTCGGCCTTGATGACGTTCTCGAACAACACCGCCGGTCCGCCCGTGGCCAACAGCCGGGTGCAGATCTCGGTCATCTCCAGTTCGGTCGAGACCGGCTCGGTGACGCGCACCAGCTCGCCCGATTTCTCGAGGGCGGCGATGAAGTCGCGGAGCGAGCGATAAGCCATGAACGGGTTCCTTGCTTGGCCTCCGATCTAGCGCTCTTCGCGGACAGGGGAAACGGAGCAGTTCTCCTGAGGCTTTCGTGGCACGCGAACGCCGGCGTTTCGCCGGTCGGCAAGTTCGTGATTGCGATGCATTCTCAGGACAGCTATTTGCGACGCCTTCTCAATTGATGGCGGTGTTCCTCGATGCGCTTTGCTCTTCTGGCTTCGGCCGCCATGGGTCTGGTTTTCGCGGCGGGCGCCGCTTCGGCCCAGGAGGCCCCGGCTGACGAAGTCGATGCCGTGATCATCACCGGCTCGCAGGTGGCCCTGCCCGGCGCCTATGAGGGCGGCCAGGTGGCGCGGGGCGGGCGGGTCGGCCTGTTCGGGGCGCTGGATACGATGGACACGCCCTTCTCGGTCACCGCCTATACCGAGGAGCTGGCCCGCAACCAGCTGGCCGACGGGGTCGGCGACATCCTGCAGAACGATCCGGTGGTGCGGGTCGCCAAGGGCTTCGGCAACTTCCAGGAGCTGTACGTCATCCGCGGCTTCCCGGTGTACTCGGACGACATGACCTACAACGGCGTCTACGGCATCCTGCCGCGCCAGTTCGTGGCCGCCGAGTTCCTCGAACGGGTCGAGGTCTTCCACGGCGCCACCGCCTTCCTGAACGGGGCCGCCCCCGGCGGCAGCGGCGTCGGCGGGGCGTTCAACCTGGTCCCCAAGCGCGCGCCGGATGAAGCCCTCACCCGTCTGACCGCCGGCATCGAGACCGGCGGCGCCCTCTACGGCGCCTTCGACGGGGCCCGCCGCTTCGGACCGGACGGCGACGTCGGCGTCCGCTTCAACCTCGCGGCCCGCGATGGCGAAACCTCGGTGGAAGACCAGGAGCGCAACCTGCTGGTCGGCGCCCTGGGCGTCGATTATCGCGGGATGCGCTTCCGCTTCTCGGCCGACGTTGGCCTGCAAGACAACCGCATCGACGCGCCGCGCCCGAGCGTCACCCCCAACAGCACGATCCCGCGCGCGCCCTCGGCCGACGGCAACTTCGCCCAGCCCTGGACCTACACCGACGAGCGCCAGCTGTTCGGCGTCGCCCGGGCGGAGTTCGATGCGACCGACGACCTGTCGCTGTGGTTCGCCGTCGGCGGCCGTAACGGCCGTGAGCGCAACGTCCTGGCCAACCCCAACGCCAACCCGGACGGCAGCCTGACCGCCTACCGCTTCGACAACGCCCGCGAGGACAACATCCTGTCGGCCGACGCCGGCCTGCGCTGGGAGATCGAGACCGGTCCGGTCGGCCACCGGCTGGTGGCCTCGGTCAGTTCGGTGAACCTGGAATCGGCCAACGCCTACGCCTTCTCCAGCTTCCTCACGCCCTTCGCGTCCGATCTCTACGACCCCGTCGACGTTCCGGCCCCGGCCGCCACCTTCTTCACCGGCGGGGTGCTGAAGAACCCCAAGGTCACCGAGCGGGTCGAGAACCGCAGCTTCGCCGTCGCCGACATGTTGTCGTTCCTGGATGACACCGTGCTGCTCACCCTCGGCGCCCGCTGGCAGGAGATCGACACCACCACCTACGACTACAACACGGGCGCCAGCTTCGGCGGCTACAAGGGCGACACCATCACCCCGGCCGTGGCCGTGGTCTACAAGCCGTCCGACAAGGTTTCGTTCTACGCCAACTATGCCGAGGCCCTGATCCCCGGCCAGATCGCCCCGGCGACCAGCGGCGGCGTGCCGGTGACCAACGCCGGCGAGGTGCTGGACCCCTTCAAGGGCCAGCAAGTCGAGGCCGGGGTGAAGTATGACAGCGGCCGCTTCGGCGGCACGGCCAGCGTCTTCTCGATCACCCTGCCCAGCGCCTATGTGCAGAACAATCGCTTCGACACCAACGGCGAGCAACGCAACCAAGGCATCGAGCTGACCGTCTTCGGCGAGCCGGTCGACGGCGTCCGCATCCTCGGCGGGGCCACCTGGATCGACGCCGAGCTGACCAAGACGCAGGGCGGGACCCTGAACGGCAAGCGCCCGATCGGCGTGCCCGAATGGCAGTTCAACGCCAACCTCGAGTACGACCTGCCGTTCCTGGACGGCCTGACCGTCGATGGCCGCGTGGTCTACACCGGCGAGCAGCCGGCCAACGCCGCCAACACCGTGAACCTGGACAGCTGGACCCGCCTCGATCTCGGGGCCCGCTACCGGGTGACCATCGCCGACAAGCCGGTGACCTTCCGCGCTCGCATCGAGAACCTCACCGATGAGAACTACTGGGCCTCGAGCGGCGGCTACCCGGGCGCCAACTACCTAGTGCTCGGCGGGCCGCGCACGGTCAGCCTGACGGCCTCGGTGGACTTCTAGGCCTTGCTGAAGCCGGCGACGATCAGGGCCTGGTCACTGGTCCACAAGTGGACCAGCCTGATCTGCACCCTGTTCCTGCTGATGCTCTGCGTCACCGGCCTGCCGTTGATCTTCGAACACGAGATCGACGACCTCACCGGCCACGACAATTGGCGGCCCGCCAACCCCGGCGGGCCGCTGATGACCTACGACCAGGTGCTGGAGACGGCGCTGGCCCGCCAGCCCGGTCATGCGCCGATCTTCATGAGCTTCGACACGGACCGGCCGGTGGTCAACGTCACCTCGGGGCCGACGGCTGACGCGCCGGAGGCGAAGATGTTCTTCGCCCCCATCGACCAGACGAGCGGCGACGGCGTGCCGCCGACCCCGGCCGGCGGGGTGATGGACTTCATCCTGCAGCTCCACACCGACATGTTCCTCGGGCTGGCCGGGATGCTGTTCCTGGGCGCGATGGGCTTGCTGTTCACGGCCTCGATCGTCTCGGGGGTCGTGGTCTATGCCCCCTTCATGCGCCGCCTGCGCTTCGGCACGGTGCGGGCCAGCCGCTCGCCGAAGGTCAAGTGGCTGGACTACCACAACGTCCTGGGCGCGGTGACTTTCGCCTGGGTGCTGGTGGTCGGGGTGACCGGGGTGATCAACACGCTGGCCGTGCCGATCACCGACAGCTGGAAGGCGACCGCCCTGAAAGACCTGGCGGCGGCCTACCAGGGCAAGGCCATGACGACCCGCCTCGCCAGCGTCGATGCGGCGGTCCGCACCGCCCAGGCGGCGATGCCCGGCATGCAGGTGCAGTTCGTGGCCTTCCCGGGCAGCGGCTACTCGACCGACCACCACTACGCCGTCTTCCTGCACGGCACGACGCCGCTGACCCAGCACCTGGCCAGGCCCGCCCTGATCGACGCCGAGACCGGCGCCCTGACAGCGGTGCAGGACATGCCCCTGCTGTCCAAGACCCTGTCGCTGTCGCAGCCGCTGCACTTCGGCGACTACGGCGGCCTGCCGCTGAAGGTCCTCTGGGCCATCCTCGACCTCCTCACCATCGTGGTGCTGGGCAGCGGGGTCTATCTCTGGCTGGCGTCCGGGCGGCGCCGGTCGGTGGCCTTCGAGCCCAAGGAGGCGCGGTCTTGAACGGCTTCATGAAGATTTTCGGCTGGCCGATCCTGCTGGCCCTGATCACCCTGGTCGGCCTGCTCGGCGCCCTGGTCGGCGACGGTCCCTGGGACTGGCTGTTCTGGTTCTGCCTGGTCGCGCCGCTGGGTGTTCTGGCCTGGGTGCTGACGCGCCGACGGCTATGACCATGCTCGGCGAACATCGATCTTAGTCGCCGTTCAACCTTTGCCGGGTAAGGGTTCGCGGTCGAGGGGAACACCATGGCCGCCAGCCACATCACTGAACTGCGCATCCTGCGCTGGCGGGACGAGGGACGTCGCGACCGGCTGATCCAGCTCGGCGTCGTCGCCTTTCTGGTCTGGCTGTCAAACCCGTCGGCCTGGACGCTGCCCTGGTTGCTGCTTACCGGCGCCGCGATCTGGATCGACGCGGAGATCGCGGCCCGCCGTCGCCTCGACCTGTCCAATGAGCGGCTCAAGCGGATGGAGGCTGTCGGCCGGGTGGCCGCCGGGACCCTGTTCGGGGCCTGCTCCGTCCTGCTGCTGATGCGCGGTTCGGGCTTCGGCCTCTCGGCCGCGCTCTTCCTGGCCAGCGCCAACACGATCAGCAACGCGGTGATGAACCGCGGCTCGGCGCGGGCGACCACCCTGATGCTGGGACCGTCGGTGCTGATCCTCATGATCCTGCCGTGGATCGCCCTGGCGACCGGCAGCCTGGGCAGTCTCAAGGACGCCCTGCTGATGCTCAGCGGCGGCCTGCTGTTCGCGACCTTCGTCGCCCAGCTGGTCAGCTCGCTCGCCGGCGAGGCTCGCGACTACGAGGCCGCCGTCGACCAGGCCCGGGCGGCGGCGGCGTCCCGCGATGTCTTCCTGGCCAACATGAGCCATGAGATCCGCACCCCCCTGAACGGCGTCGTCGGCGTCGCCCATGCCCTGGAGCAGACGCCGCTCAACCCCAGCCAGCGGGAGATGGTCGGTCTGATCGGCGGCTCGGGCCGGGTGCTGGAGCGGCTGCTGTCGGACGTGCTCGACAGCGCCAAGATCGAGGCCGGCGCCTTCACGCTCGAAAGCCTGGCCTTCGACCTGAGGTCGGAAATCGACGCGGCCGCCCTCCTGATGCGGGATCGGGCCGCCGAGAAGGGGGTCGGCTTCGACCTGGCCGTCTCGCCCTCGGCGGACGGGGTGTTCGTCGGCGATGCTGTGCGCCTGCGCCAGATCGTCGCCAACCTGGCCTCCAACGCGGTCAAGTTCACCGACGCCGGGTCGGTGCGCATCCAGGCCGACGTCATCGACCGGGACAGCGGCCCGCTGCTGATCCTGACCGTCTCCGACGATGGCATCGGCTTCGACGCCGAGGTGGCCGGCCGCCTGTTCCAGCCCTTCACCCAGGCCGACACCAGCATCACCCGCCGCTTCGGCGGCTCGGGCCTTGGCCTCAGCATCTCGCGGGCCCTGGCCGAGACCATGGGCGGGGCGTTGTCGGCGAGCTCGACCCCCGGGGTGGGCAGCACCTTCACCCTGACCGTGCCGTTGGCGCGGGGACAGCTCGAGCCCGCCGCCGAGCGGTCCTTGCCCGTCGAACAACCCGAGCAGGGCCTGCGGGTACTGGTGGCCGAGGATCATCCGACCAACCAGAAGGTCGTCCGCATGTTCCTCGAGCCGCACGGCATCGAGGTGGTGGTCGCCGAGAATGGCCAGATCGCCCTCGACCTGTGGCGGGCCGGCGGCTTCGACGCCGTGCTGATGGACATGCAGATGCCGGTCATGGACGGCGTCGCCGCGGTCGAGCGAATCCGGGCCATCGAGCAGGCCCGGGGACTGGCGCGAACCCCCATCGCCATGCTGACCGCCAACGCCATGGCCGAGCATCGCGCCGCCGCCCTGGCCGCCGGCGCCGATGGCCACATCACCAAGCCGGTGACGCCGGCCAGCCTGCTGGAGGGCCTGATGACGGTGCTCAGCGCCCGTCAGGAAGAGGCCAGGTTAAGCGCCTGAATCTCCGGTCCGGCTGGCCTCCCAGGCCTTCACGGCCGCCTTCTTCGCCACCTTGCGGAACTGCCGGGCCAGGAATCCCCGCGCCTGCTCCGGCTCGAGGCCGGCCAGCCGCGCCAGGACGATGGGGTAGTCCCTGTAGTGGGCCGTGAAATGGAAGGTGGCCGGGTCGGCCTCGATCAGGAACTCGCGCTCGTCGTGATCGACGCAGGAGAGGACGGCGCTGTCGTCGTCCTTGCGCACCCGGGTGAAGAACTTGCCGTCGATCTTGTAGGCGGGCTGGCCGTAGCTGCTGCCGGCCTCGGCGCCGGGGAAGCTGAGGGCGACGGCGTCGAACTCTTCGCGGGTCACGTCGGGTCTCCGTTCACGGGATGCTGGAAACAGAGGCTGTAGCCGTCCGGGTCGCGCAGGTTGAGCTGTCGCATACCGTAGCCGACGGTCCTGGGCGGCTCCTCGGCGATGCCGTGCGCCTGCAGATGGGCATAGATGGCGTCGAGGTCCGTGGCATGGATGAACAGGCCGGTGTCGTCGTGGGCGGCGATGCGGGCGGGATCGGGCGCGGCCGGGCGGTCATGCGCTTCATAGGCGGTGTTGAGCATCAGCCAGGCCTCGCCGTGGCGCAGCAGGCACCAGTCGACCTCGTCGCCCTCGCCGCTGTCCTGGACACGCTCGAAGCCGAGCTTGTCGCGATAGAAGGCCAGGGCCGTCGGCATGTCGAAGACCTGGATCAGTGGACAGAGCGAGCCCAGCGTAAAGGTCATCGGTCGTCTCCCTAGTAGGCCAGCGCGATGCCGTCCTTGCGCATCTCGGTGGCGGCGGCGTAGCGGCCGGGCCAGCGCTGGATGGCCTGATAGCCGCCGAAGCCGCCATCGCTGGCGCCGATCTTCCAGCCGATCTTCTGCAGGCCCTCGCGGGTGACGGCCGGCACGCCGCTCTCCAGCCGCAGGATGCCCTGCACGCCCAGCTGTTCGCCGGTCGGCTCCATGCCGCCCTCGTGGTGCCAGCGCGGCGAGTCGCCGGCGGCGGTGATGTCCAGGTCGAAATCGACCATGTTGGAGATGATCTGCGCCTGGCCCTGCGGCTGCATGTCGCCGCCCATGACCCCGAAGCTCAGCCAGGGCTGGCCGTCCTTGACCGCGAAGCCGGGGATGATGGTCTGGAAGGGCCGCTTGTCGGGCGCATAGACGTTGGGGTGGCCGTCGGTCAGGGCGAACAGCTCGCCCCGGTCCTGGAACATGAAGCCCATGCCGTCCGGCGACAGGCCGGAGCCCATGCCACGGTAGTTGGACTGGATGATCGAGATCATCATCCCGTCCTTGTCGGCGACGGTGAAGTAGGTGGTGTCGCCCTTGCTCGGCGCCTGGCCAGGATAGATGGGGTCGAGGATGCGGTCGGGGCGGATCAGGGCGGCCCGCTGTTTGGCGTAGGCCTTGGAGTTCAGCCACTCGAGCGGGGCCGGCGAGAAGGCCGGGTCGGCGAAGTAGCGGGCGCGGTCCTCATAGGCCAGGCGCTTGGCCTCGACGGCGTGGTGGATGGCGGCGGTGGACTGGAAGCCCATGGCCTTCACATCGAAGTTTTCCAGGATGTTCAGCAGCTGCAGGGTCGAGAGGCCCTGGCTGTTGGGGCTGAGGCCGTAGACATCGACGCCGCGATAGCCGGTGACCAGCGGCGGGGTCCATTCGCTGTGATGGGCGGCCAGATCGGCCTTGGTCATCCAGCCGCCGATGCGCTTGAAATAGGCCTCGATGCGGGACGCGATCTCGCCCTCGTAGAAGGCGCGGGGGCCGCCCCTGGCGATCATCTCGTAAGTATTGGCCAGGGCCGGGTTCCTGAACACCTGACCTTCGACGGGCGTCTTGCCGTCGATGGTCCAGACCTTGAGGAAGTTCTCGACCTCCTCGATCTTCGAGTTCGGATTGGTGAAGCGGCGCTGGCTGGCGGCCAGGTAGAAGGCGACGTTCTGGGTGATCGGCGCGCCTTCGCGGGCGATGGTGATGGCGGGGTCGAACAGGTCCTTCCAGGGCAGCTTGCCATAGCGGCCGTGCAGGTCGCCCCAGGCCGCCACGGCGCCGGGAACGCTGACCGAGACGGCGCCGAACGAGGGAATGGTCCCGGAGGGTCCGGCCCGTTCCCGCACCGTCGCCAGCGACAGCCCCTTGGGCGAGCGGCCCGAGCCGTTGAGGCCGACCACCTTCCTGGTCTTCGGGTCCCAGAGCAGGACGAAGCAGTCGCCGCCGATGCCGCAGGCGATGGGCTCCAGCAGGCCCAGGCAGGCGTTGGCGGCGATGGCCGCATCGACGGCCGAGCCGCCCTTCCTCAGGGTGTCGATGGCCGCCAGGGTCGCCAGCGGATGGGCCGTGGCCGCCGCCCCGTTGACCCCCCAGGCCGTCGAGCGGCTGGCCCAGGTCGCGCCGGCCACCCGGTCGCCTCCGCGCAGGTCCGTGCGGCCGATCTCGGGATTGCCGTCCTTGGGCCGGGGAATCTGCGCCAGTGCCGAGCCGGCGGCGAGACTGGCGGGCAGGGCGGCGAGGAAGGTGCGGCGGCGCATGGGTCACTCCCGAACAACAGGAGGGTGACTATAGGGCGGGTGTTCGGGGATGCGACGCTAAATCCTCCCCCGTTTACGGGGGAGGGGGACCGCGAAGCGGTGGTGGGGGCGAGGGCCGTGCGGAGACGGTGGTGATTTCGAAGAAGGAGAGGGGCCGGTGCACGGCCCTCGCCCCTTCCACCACCGGCTACGCCGGCGGTCCCCCTTCCCCGTGAACGGGGAAGGATGAGGATCTAGCCTTCCGACCAGACCGCCAGTTCGTTGCCGGCCGGGTCGCGGAAGTGGAAGCGGCGGCCGCCGGGGAAGTCGAAGATCGGCAGGGTGATCTCGCCGCCGGCGGCGGTCACCTTCTCGACCATCGCCTCGAGGTCGCCGGCCCAGAGGACGGGCAGGGGCTTTGGCGTCGCGGCGTCGGCATCGAAGCCGCCGTCCAGCCCTTCGTTGAAGGCGGCATAGGACGGGCCGTAGTCGATGAACTGCCAGCCGAAAGCGGCGGCGTAAAAGGTCTTGGTCGCCGGCAGGTCGCCGCCGGGGAGTTCGAGGTAGTCGAGCTTGCCGTCTTCACGCATGGTCGGTTCTCCAGTGTTCCTTATTTGTTCTCATTGGGCGCGCGGAGTCAATACCTCACGGAAACGCCCAGACGCTGGTCCGCTTGACCTCGAAGTCCTCCAGCTCGCGGGTGGTCGGCACCTGGTATTCGGCCAGATGGATCAGACCCTCGCGCGGGAAGTAGGTGCGCATCGGATCGCCGATCAGCACGGTCTTCCCCTCGGCGCGGGCGGCGGTCAGCCAGGCCAGGACGCGGCCAGCCAGAGGCTGTTCGTAGCAGATGTCGCCGGCCAGAATGACCTCCACGTCCGGGACGGGCCCGTCCAGCAGGTCGGCCTCGGTGAAGGCGACCGTCACCCCGTTGGCCTCGGCGTTGAGCGCCACCGCCGGGCCGCAGAAGCCATCGACGTCGCTGCCGATGGCGTCCAGCGCCCCGGCCCGCATGGCGGCGATGGCCACCAGGCCCGAGCCGGTGGCGAAGTCGAGCACGCGTTTGCCGGCCACCACCTCGGGATGGTCGAGGACATAGCGCGCCACCGCCTGGCCGCCGGCCCAGGCGAAGGCCCAGAACGGCGGCGGCAGGCCGATCTCGCTGAGCGCCTCCTCGGTCATCCGCCAGATCGGGGTGACCTCGTCGGCCAGGTGCAGCTGGATCTCCGGGCAGTGCGGCGGCGTCTGCAGACGGGTGTTGCCGAGGATGAAGGCCGCGCGGTCGAGGATCATGGCGGCGACCTTACAGACCGGCGGGGACTCCATAGCATCACAGTCGAGTCAGGCGGTCCGGAACCAGGCCGCGACGCTGAGCCGCTGGCCTGCTTCCAGCGGCGTCACCTCATGAGTGGTCTCGGCGCGGAAGGCGACGGCGTCGCCGGCCGCGCCAGGCGCTTCCTGCTGGCCGGGGTGGAAGAGCAGGGCCCCGCCGGTCCAGTCTTCGGGCGGGCTGAGCAGCAGGCTGAGTGAGACGCGGCGGTGGCGGGTGTCGTCGTGGATCAGCGGCGTGTTGCCGTCCTGGTGGGCGACGAAATAGTCGCCGGGCCCATACCGCAGGATCTGCAGCGGCTCGAGATCGCCCAGCGGGCGGTCGAACAGGGCCTCCAGCCGGGGCCGGACGGCCAGCAGCCGCT
The nucleotide sequence above comes from Caulobacter sp. NIBR1757. Encoded proteins:
- a CDS encoding TonB-dependent receptor — protein: MRFALLASAAMGLVFAAGAASAQEAPADEVDAVIITGSQVALPGAYEGGQVARGGRVGLFGALDTMDTPFSVTAYTEELARNQLADGVGDILQNDPVVRVAKGFGNFQELYVIRGFPVYSDDMTYNGVYGILPRQFVAAEFLERVEVFHGATAFLNGAAPGGSGVGGAFNLVPKRAPDEALTRLTAGIETGGALYGAFDGARRFGPDGDVGVRFNLAARDGETSVEDQERNLLVGALGVDYRGMRFRFSADVGLQDNRIDAPRPSVTPNSTIPRAPSADGNFAQPWTYTDERQLFGVARAEFDATDDLSLWFAVGGRNGRERNVLANPNANPDGSLTAYRFDNAREDNILSADAGLRWEIETGPVGHRLVASVSSVNLESANAYAFSSFLTPFASDLYDPVDVPAPAATFFTGGVLKNPKVTERVENRSFAVADMLSFLDDTVLLTLGARWQEIDTTTYDYNTGASFGGYKGDTITPAVAVVYKPSDKVSFYANYAEALIPGQIAPATSGGVPVTNAGEVLDPFKGQQVEAGVKYDSGRFGGTASVFSITLPSAYVQNNRFDTNGEQRNQGIELTVFGEPVDGVRILGGATWIDAELTKTQGGTLNGKRPIGVPEWQFNANLEYDLPFLDGLTVDGRVVYTGEQPANAANTVNLDSWTRLDLGARYRVTIADKPVTFRARIENLTDENYWASSGGYPGANYLVLGGPRTVSLTASVDF
- a CDS encoding PepSY domain-containing protein — protein: MLKPATIRAWSLVHKWTSLICTLFLLMLCVTGLPLIFEHEIDDLTGHDNWRPANPGGPLMTYDQVLETALARQPGHAPIFMSFDTDRPVVNVTSGPTADAPEAKMFFAPIDQTSGDGVPPTPAGGVMDFILQLHTDMFLGLAGMLFLGAMGLLFTASIVSGVVVYAPFMRRLRFGTVRASRSPKVKWLDYHNVLGAVTFAWVLVVGVTGVINTLAVPITDSWKATALKDLAAAYQGKAMTTRLASVDAAVRTAQAAMPGMQVQFVAFPGSGYSTDHHYAVFLHGTTPLTQHLARPALIDAETGALTAVQDMPLLSKTLSLSQPLHFGDYGGLPLKVLWAILDLLTIVVLGSGVYLWLASGRRRSVAFEPKEARS
- a CDS encoding UbiD family decarboxylase; amino-acid sequence: MAYRSLRDFIAALEKSGELVRVTEPVSTELEMTEICTRLLATGGPAVLFENVIKADGTKSDMPCLANLFGTVKRVAMGVTLGGKPRTTGAELREVGELLAFLRQPDPPRGLKDAFDLLPLAGTVLSMRPRTVKTAPVQQVVLKGDQIDLNKLPVQGCWPGEPAPLITWPLVVTKGPSDSKEDDYNLGIYRMQLLGKDRAIMRWLAHRGGAQHYGRHKKAGKREPLPACAVIGADPGTILAAVTPVPDTLSEYQFAGILRGSKLDLVPAKTVPLMVPAQAEIVIEGHVLLDEFEDEGPYGDHTGYYNSVEKFPVFQVSCITHRKDAIYHTTFTGRPPDEPSILGEALNEVFIPLIRQQFPEIVDFWLPPEGCSYRIAVVSMKKAYPGHAKRIMLGVWSYLRQFMYTKWVIIVDDDINARDWKDVMWALSTRMDPARDITVIENTPIDYLDFASPESGLGSKIGLDATDKLPPETHREWGVKIEMDQAVVDKVSDMWSRLGLPGDGKPIW
- a CDS encoding ATP-binding protein — translated: MAASHITELRILRWRDEGRRDRLIQLGVVAFLVWLSNPSAWTLPWLLLTGAAIWIDAEIAARRRLDLSNERLKRMEAVGRVAAGTLFGACSVLLLMRGSGFGLSAALFLASANTISNAVMNRGSARATTLMLGPSVLILMILPWIALATGSLGSLKDALLMLSGGLLFATFVAQLVSSLAGEARDYEAAVDQARAAAASRDVFLANMSHEIRTPLNGVVGVAHALEQTPLNPSQREMVGLIGGSGRVLERLLSDVLDSAKIEAGAFTLESLAFDLRSEIDAAALLMRDRAAEKGVGFDLAVSPSADGVFVGDAVRLRQIVANLASNAVKFTDAGSVRIQADVIDRDSGPLLILTVSDDGIGFDAEVAGRLFQPFTQADTSITRRFGGSGLGLSISRALAETMGGALSASSTPGVGSTFTLTVPLARGQLEPAAERSLPVEQPEQGLRVLVAEDHPTNQKVVRMFLEPHGIEVVVAENGQIALDLWRAGGFDAVLMDMQMPVMDGVAAVERIRAIEQARGLARTPIAMLTANAMAEHRAAALAAGADGHITKPVTPASLLEGLMTVLSARQEEARLSA
- a CDS encoding M14 family metallopeptidase codes for the protein MSQSPSSIPNAKPWDQPFLPPAPEWNGKSKALLRPASDPWASAFEQDPEHDFSPDYADTRAWFDKLDAASDLVRIEQFGVSPEGRPIYAVMVSKDGPTFDPRKPVLLVQAGIHPGEIDGKDAGMMLLRDIAFYGKDSLVDKVNLILIPILSVDGHERAGAYSRPNQRGPRIQGWRNTATNQNLNRDYMKLDQPEMRAVRALANKYRPDLYVDVHVTDGIDYQYDVTFGFNGEDGAFSRSPAISGWLNATFKPAIYKALEKQGHIPGELVFAIDDRNPKLGLSDGGLGERFSNGWGSAAHVPTILIENHSLKPHEQRVLGTYVFIEEALRLLAAKGGDLRAAIDSDRAERPAEIAANFVAEDKPATTRPFKGILYETYQSAASGGPELRWLGKPDPKLWQMPFYGSRPTLQLKRPAAYWVPGYRADLIERLMIHGVSMEILAEPRTVKVEMLHLDDPKVAAGTNEGHVPITVSKVTATTRDWVYPAGSVRISTDQPLGDIVVLLLEPQSSESFFAWGMIPEVLNRVEYIEGYAVAPLADRMLAADPALKAEFEAKLAADPKFAADPDARLGWFYERTPFHDSRYRLYPIGRELPR